DNA sequence from the Vicia villosa cultivar HV-30 ecotype Madison, WI linkage group LG3, Vvil1.0, whole genome shotgun sequence genome:
tgaaaatacagttttgaaaacaagctaagaagagaaagtttttgggacttacactctattagaggcccagtactttacagtactggttatgagagcaatttgaaaatgattttgaatgatacaaggttttgttgtttgaaaaccttaatcattttatttaatcagagattgaaaacagttttaagaattgacaaaagtcaacttaattaaagtaaaaataaagattttacttaattaagacctaatcaattagggttttatcataaaattattcacaaagtaattaagttaaaacaaaatgaatatatgtatttaaaacattttaatataaCACTTAaatcatactattttaaacctaataaaaatatatgaaataaataatatttttatgatttttttgattattcataaaatagatgtattaaatgacaagtgtgtgaaaaatgaagtgaaaatgatttattttgataggttaaataatttgttaaagttgtgaaggagttaaatgggaaaagtggtaaaaaatatggttttgtcaccaaccaggtttgaacccacgccctttgtattaccagcccaaaacaacaccactgagccaacgcgcgcttggtgtcatatgcatggttccattgcaattcatatattactcaaatgcatagaagtaaaaaagaaataaaatcaaaaggtctggggcgagggggattcgaaccccagaccttgggcacgcgcaacacacaaacactctctaccactgggctatcacgttttagtcgttaatgaaacaggtatcaatcaaaataaaataaacttagacctgagtttgaaaattgcgcgccaccaccatcttcgtcttcaacctcaagctccatgaatttgaatttctgaactcactcgtttctcaaccatttgccatgatgtaaacatgaaacttgctctaaattcactcacgattctaaatatgtaactaacatgaactaatattaactacatctaactaatttaccagaaatcgtgaagaaccctaaaatttcaaaattaaattaaatgactatactgaaagataaatggatgatgatagagggttttcaatcctctgatgatgctgaacaagatagaatcgagctatttcacaaagagtacttaaattagagaggtgaagttcagaaacttacctctgaaaatggaggtcgtgaggatgattgagggcacctgggcttgaatgaatgatctcaatagcttccctgagactcaatgatgctaactggatgcttattgtagcctgaatccttctgaattgttctatggacctccctcgatttcagcttcaagtgaacatggagggtgttgattcttgagttacagatgagctgcagccatctggttagcttcactatgacctgaggagtgtgcctggatgattggcttggcttgaaaccttctgaatcactccatggacctccaactgcagatgctccaaagtgagagcaacaatggtgttcctccacctacagaagtgatccaggtgcttggatcacctcaaatgacctcccttgagatgttagaatgctcacttcccaaagataagctttggtttgaagaaatcgattcttcttgtcaaagaactttgaaaaacaatgaacatgagaagagaaagagaaagcaaggaatatggttgctttggtgtgtttttgaatgaggaatgcatctgtatttataggcaaatggatcagtatagctgcagaggagtgagcttccttagtgaggttgatttggtttcttagccatgaaggaagtttgcaaatatctcttatgcaatgatgggaattttgattccatttgatcaatcccctagccctcgattttgcttgatcttaggggacaattctgagccagaaatgagctctaattggttggtgagaagattccttgggtgattcatcaatttgccataaattcacaaatgtaatcattacataatcacatgttcttgtttttagaatcttcttcaattcttatggcatggtgaaaatgaatgcatggcatgttttcagatgtgttatgggtcgtgtagcatccataagagaggttatttgcacaaaatttgcaaagtccaaaagtgtccatgacctataatttcacttcatgaggccaactttgaacaagcataactcctagctcaaattgaatttggagaaggttgaacacaatttggaaagccctaaacatctactttaaatcattagtttatgtcttcttcagaatcatttgggaaatttgtgaaaaatgagcccaaagttggatgaaaactaggttaaaacacttagaaaaatttctaagtgtttatgacctaaacttcaaaatttccaaaacttcataaatggttgatcttttgaaaaaagttcctttgtaagatgttgttttattttgcaagatctacaactttcatgttggaagttttttgagttgtgtaggtgaaattttgagttctcaccatgccttcaaaaaccctaattcccgacttttcgctctttgatgaatttctttgaatttctttggccaaatgactttgacatccatatattgatgatattgatctttgaaagtcattttttgaccaaaaaccttaaaagtcaatgatgatccttcacagttgactttttcctgacaaagtgaatttttgggcttttgtgtagaaataagatcttctccccaaatggatgatataaatggattatattgaggtagtagagatccttgaatcatgtcttgagttttggattcatgccctgatcagaagtcaactatcttggtgaattaggtcaaaaccctaatttgtcgaccatgtgaaaataatgactgtagactttgaattgaagtgtgatgtccagtagatcctgtcatatgagttatttgaagatgattgatgtctttgaatggttccctggggctttttagggtttcccaaaagtgatccctgattttagtccttgataggctcaaaaccctagtctggtgacctgagtaaacctgtactcagatgactggatgtctaatcaatcatagatgagaaaagtgaagtttttgagccccatgattgtattagagactagtctttgtattgattgatcctttgcctgagctttcttgtctttgagcatcctcgattaggtaccagatggagaaatgactgctctgggaacttgtcttgacctgatgaaaaatcctgaagatatgccatctcaggggggtcaaaaattagggtatgacagatgcccctatttaagtttcttttatccggagggagagagattgagatctcgatctctcctgcgtaaaagagacttaaatatcaaagaatgcccgaattttgggcgctcctgagatgttgtaattgataaaatctttgcatgacttgatcccgttgtcgcacttggcgggggatgaggagacaaactcctgcagaaatacttgatgtggattctggtgaatggatggcaatgtaggatgcgcaatccatcttctttaactaagtgctgatacttagaaaaaggtaaacaacctctcctcgtttcggatgtccatatctcgaaactggtctcagttgcgtttggacgatatctcagataaagagaaaatctccaaaggtttgtttcctcatcaaacttctcatcagcacttggagacgagacgccatttgatggtaaataaagaaacttcaaaggtttgtttcctcgtcaaacttcttatcagcgtttggagataagatgccacttgacggtagtaaagaaacttcaaaggtttgtttcctcgtcaaacttcttatcagcgcttggagataagatgccatttgacggctgtaaagaaacttcaaaggtttgtttcctcgtcaaacttcttatcagcgcttggagataagatgccatttgacggctgtaaagaaacttcaccatcttcccttttgactcgacgtctttgaaagaatgtcatatggcctcatgatcttttgaggggctaatgactttgtttgaaggcggacgaactgttttcggggtgaaaactgccattcgtcaactgatgcctggggaatcaacgaactgtttccctaagaggaaaactgccattcatcgactctgtggggagttaaacatcccagaaacagacaaactgtttgaagaaactgccatttgtcgatctcttgagtatttaacagacaaactgtcttttcttgggaaaagactgccatttgccaattgctaggggagcaaactgtcttctactgaaagagactgccatttgtcgaccctgtcatgaaagaaagcgagcaaactgtcttttgctgaaagagactgccatttgctgactttgttatgatagaaagtgagcaaactgtcttccgctgaaagagactgccatttgcggactttgttgtgatagaaagtgagcaaactgtcttctgctgaaagagactgccatttgtcgaccctgtcatgaaagaaagcgagcaaactgtcttttgctgaaagagactgccatttgttgactttgttatgatagaaagtgagcaaactgtcttccgctgaaagagactgccatttgcggactttgttgtgatagaaagtgagcaaactgtcttctgctgaaagagactgccatttgcggactttgttgtgatagaaagtgagcaaactgtcttctgctgaaagagactgccatttgctgactttgctggggaatctgaactatcttctggatgaagactatcatttgctgactccgctggggaatcatttgtcgatctgctgggagattctgaattttcctttgacaagaagtggcacctcttgaccctgctggggaaataccaaacctgtagggagttccggaatgtgaagcagactatcttatctgaagaagactgtcgaatgtcgctctgcaggagattctcgactgaggaattccaaaagtgaacaaactatctctttgagggagactaccatctattgacttgcttggggaattctctctacatggatcgttgtcttgaaggaaaaagtttctccaggacttgcaggggaaacttaagttcatgccctcatgactcgggcattctcatgattaaaagcctaatttgactatgcagttatgatgtaatgtatgcatgagtattatgacaattataaaatgtaaagtgaatgtgaatagagttgtcgcggatgtaaaatcctatgatacgtcttgaattcttgttgatcagaagatgtcctcttcttgtagttcgaactctgtttagAATATCTGGCTATCaattgtccgctgtccgaagtaaaaaatatgaattgaagtaaagacccGTCatagggagatgttcgcaaagcgacctcatggggaaatattggttcccggagtctcaaccattcttggagcaactgttcgcattcttcctactgtttgcaaacctcagaaagaaatttcacccttatttttgtaagtaaattcatttttattttatgaaaacatttgtttcaagaaattgactgtttaaatttaaaatgcatttcaagaaactgaataagactagattgcaaaggaaaagcacaaggctcaaattattatatatggaatggtaatcagccaaatgcttgattccatggagtttttacaaagttggaaattggtaattttcgggaaaagggctacgatgaaacgtgacgaccgttatctttcccttccactccgagttgcgctgtattcgtgcttcgtagaagatgacctactgctgatgaacactccgctatggattttgaatgatcaagtttgtcctgaacacagttacttgccatatatccctaacttttgcgtaaactacccctttcgggttttaagtttaccgggattgattgtttatttttttatgtctctaacttttgcctgaatcgccctttcgggttttcgattcaccgagacgctcttttttgcctaagccgctctttgcgagttttcaacttagcgagctgttcttttatttatttaggcgaagtatttcttgactgcgtcgacgttcacaggacgggtgaattcttctccatccatagtcgtgagtattaaggctcctcccgagaaagctctcttgaccacgtaggggccgtcataattgggagtccatttccctctcgaatctgtgagaaaagattgaatctttttgagtacaaggtcgccttctttgattgtgcgaggtcgaacctttttgtcgaaagctttcttcattctttgttgatatagctgtccgtggcataaagctgtcatgcgcttttcttcgattaagttcaattcatcgaatctgttttgacaccactcggcttctgttaattttgcctccatcaagactctcattgatggaatctcaacctctattggtaggactgcctccatgccatatacaagggagaaaggagttgctctagtcgaagtacgtactgatgtacggtaaccatgaagagcatacgggagcatttcatgccaatctttgtaagtgatgaccattttctgaatgattttcttgatgtttttgttagctgcttctacagctccattcatctttggtctgtaaggagatgagttgtgatgttcgatcttgaattcttcacaaagctccttcatcattttgttattcaaatttgacccattgtcagtgattatcttgctaggaatgccgtagcgacagatgatgtgattcttgataaacctgacgacaacttgtcttgtaacgtttgcatatgaagctgcttcaacccatttggtgaaatagtctatggctaccaagatgaagcgatgtccgttggacgcttttggttcgatcattccaatcatgtcgattccccacatggagaaaggccaaggggaagagagtatgttgagcagagatggtggcacatgaattctatcggcgtagatctgacatttgcgacacctctttgcgtactggtagcaatctgactccatcgtcagccaataatatcctgctctcagtattttccttgtcatggtatgtccattggtgtgagtaccaaaggaaccttcatgtatttctctcatgagtatttctgcttcttttctgtcaacgcatctgagcagaaccatgtcgaagtttctcttgtacagaacatcttcattcaggaagaatctacaagctaaccttctcaaagtctttctatctttctttgacgccccaagagggtactcttgcttttgaagaaagctcttgatgtcgtgataccacggtttgtcgtcgatgattgcttctactgtgaacacatgagcgggcctatccaggcgcataacatcgatccgaggaatgtcattccaatgatttatcctaatcatggaagagagtgtggctaatgcatcagccaaattattttcttcacgaggaatgtgatgaaaatctaccctgtcgaagaatggtaataatcttctcgcgtagtctttgtaaggaattagccctggttggcgtgtttcccattctcctttgatttgattgatgaccaaagcagaatctccgtacacatccaagtgtttgattcttagatccatggcttcttcgagacccatgatgcaagcttcatattcggcctcattgtttgtgcacttgaaagttaatctggcagaaaacggaatatgggtaccctgaggtgtaacaatgagtgccccaattcctcgtccataagcattgacagctccgtcaaagattaaaccccactgggatcctatctcaggtccttcgtctggtagtggctcgtcgtaatctttcatcttgaggtacatgacgtcctcgtctggaaagtcgaaactggttgattcatgatcattgagtggatggtgagccaggtgctcagctagaatgcttcctttcacggcttNNNNNNNNNNNNNNNNNNNNNNNNNNNNNNNNNNNNNNNNNNNNNNNNNNNNNNNNNNNNNNNNNNNNNNNNNNNNNNNNNNNNNNNNNNNNNNNNNNNNAAGACAAAATTGCAGCTTTGGCCCCCGTGAGTAACCTCAATTTCAATCTTATACCTGAACATCATAAGAAGTCGTTCCGTTAAAAAAGCTGACAACATAGAAACATCAAAAACATGACAGAAACAACATCTATTAGGTGAGAACAACTAAAACCTAAGGACTTCAGCCATGGTTTCATGACCAGATTCACActcaaagggggggggggggctgTCCCCGCGCGCTATAGATTGACACATATGGCAGGCACGATAGAACCATCCAAACGGAGATGCTACTAATAATTTTGTTGTAGCGACAGTAGCGCAAAATGTAACCTGGACAAATAGCCGCCAAAATCAGAAACATGTGACACACTAAACAATGAGGTTATAATTACGATAATATAGGAAAATAGAAAGACATACATCCGTAAGTTGAATAATCTCAGCAATAGGCAAAACAACAGCCTTTGAGAACAATTTTTGCACAGGAGTGAGCTGTTGATTTTCAGAACTTTGGGAGGAATATTGGGAATTCCCTCCAAGTTGGTCAGACAGGGTTACCTTGCTCTCCTCAGGCATTCTGCAGAGCATGGATCATTATCAAGTTCATACATGAAAAAATAATTGCATAAAATGGATGACACTATCAACATACCTATCAATAAAGTCTTTCATGATCGGAAAATCAGCATCAACACATAAAAGGCTCACATTGTAGGTGTTTGTCACAGACAGAGGATACTTTCCTGCAAATACAACATAACCTTGTCAATATATTTATCACAGATTTTTTTGATTtagtattaatttataaaataagtcATGGAATAACCTTCTTCCTTCACTTTGGCATACTGAAGCAACACAACTGTAGGTAGTGATGCAGCAACCCTAACTTTGTTAAACTTGATGAACTGATCCGCGTATGATTCCCACAGAGTACAGTTCAACATGTTGTTGCTAAACCATGATCACAACACATTAAGATATATAACATGATTCATATATGAGGCAGTTTAATGTATAAAAAAACAAACCTGTGATCACGCAACATCATGCTAATTTGCTGCTTCTTTGCACCTGACTCAGTCTGCGCATAACCAATACTATCCACCATTCCAATGACATctgaaataaatttattaatttcacaCGGCTATAATGCATCAAAACATGAgacaataaaaaaaccaaaaaccatACTCACGAATCAGAACATGTTTGTCAAACCTCCCTGTTATGATGTCTGAAAAACTTGTAAATAAAATCGATTTCGCGGGTATCTCATGTTTGTCTTCATCAAGAACAGACGTTCCAGCAGTAAACTTTATCATATATCTGTGTCCCGATGCCCTGAAGGCCAGAACATAAGGCACCACCTTAAAATTAGATACAGTATAAGTATGGCCTAATAAGCATTTTTCGGTGAAAACCGACACATGCGGTGCTGGAACAACAGCATGAATATCATCTCCCTGCAGCAGAAACcaacaaatgattcaaactatACAAACATAGGTAAATGATAAACATACTGAAACATAAACAGggtaatcaccaatttgtcaacaAAGATCATTTCAAAATGTTCCTTGCTGTTGGAGACAACTTTCCATCGGTGGTGAATCCTAACAACAATCTTCCAAAGCTCTTTTCCATCATTGATCTCTGCTATTCTCTCAACAGGCCTTGACATGATAATGCAAATTCACACTGCACTGAATGATTACCGCAGAAGTTAGCAAGCATGGAAAGAGAAGAATGAAATCACTGATAAATAGGCAAGCCATTTAAACACATAATTACTGCAATTGTGCAGTTTGGAACGTGGAGAGGCACAGAGTAATGGTCCTTACATAACTGCAGCAACATGAGAAGCTGTGAGGGTGAAACTTCCACAGCCATAACTGCCGCAGCCCACCATGCAGTTGAAGGATCAAAAATTCTGTAGTAACCACCAAAGCTGATGTGGATCATTGAGAGAAGAGTTGCTGATGTGGACAGCCTAAGAAAGtcccaaatggtagacttttcttatatgatagattcatcatttaatcatgtcatataatttatttaaaaataattgtatgagAGGGGGtaaagaagatcgtgaggtgGCAGTGCCGGGATTGCCTTGCGAGGGACCCAGGCTGTTACAAAAAGGCGTCTTTTATGTAACAGCCCGACCCTTCCGCGTTCCCGGCACTGCtacctcacgatcttctctaccccctcactagtagagttgtTGCCTTTAGTGggaatggaaggaacatgtacttgaaccccatggtacatggttcgattcccacaaaaggcaaaaactctactagtgaagGGGatagagaagatcgtgaggtaGCAGTGCcaggaacgccgaaggctcggacTGTTACACTTTGGCTTGAAGAACACAAGAGCAAGATACAAAAGGATAATGAACAAAAGGAAGAAATAAgggaaacaatatatatatatatatatatatatatatatatatatatatatatatatatatatatatatatatatatatatatatatatatatatatatatatatgcgcgtgtgtgtgtgtgtgtgaattcttatttacccaactcaaaaagttgggtaaggttaccctTAGTGTAAAATGTcttgaaaacaacaaacaaatatactatttagtaaataattaaatatgtaaaAGTTAAATGGTGTTCTGTGATTGGCTGAATGTACACTAgccatctttttgtgatgggtagagaagttgtccccacgtatatatatatatatatatatatatatatatatatatattatatgttcACATACGAGTGGTCTAGGTATCCCTATGCTTTTAGTTCACCACTGCCAATAACCAGGATAAGTATGAAACCTTTACCATCGACCTCATACTCAGAGTTGAGATGGGGTTGGAAAATATTAAGTTTTGGAGAGACTCATAGTTGGTGGTATCCCATGTCAAAAGAGAATCACAAACCAAGTATCCATTATTGCAATAGTATGTCAACTTGACAAGAGAAAAATTGGCGAAGTTCATATCACATTAAATTCTACACGCCTCCAAGGAGAAGAATACCAAGCTAGATGTCATGTCTAAGTTGGCGAGCATCAAAACCTCGTGTATTAAACACTAATTTATACAAGGAATTATAGAGAGTCCAAGCATAGAAGCTCTCGGTGTAGAAACGACAATAACATAAGACACCTCGTTGTCTTTCTGGATCTCAT
Encoded proteins:
- the LOC131658105 gene encoding uncharacterized protein LOC131658105, yielding MSRPVERIAEINDGKELWKIVVRIHHRWKVVSNSKEHFEMIFVDKLGDDIHAVVPAPHVSVFTEKCLLGHTYTVSNFKVVPYVLAFRASGHRYMIKFTAGTSVLDEDKHEIPAKSILFTSFSDIITGRFDKHVLIHVIGMVDSIGYAQTESGAKKQQISMMLRDHSNNMLNCTLWESYADQFIKFNKVRVAASLPTVVLLQYAKVKEEGKYPLSVTNTYNVSLLCVDADFPIMKDFIDRMPEESKVTLSDQLGGNSQYSSQSSENQQLTPVQKLFSKAVVLPIAEIIQLTDVTFCATVATTKLLVASPFGWFYRACHMCQSIARGDSPPPPFECESGHETMAEVLRF